One genomic segment of Chitinibacter sp. FCG-7 includes these proteins:
- a CDS encoding Hpt domain-containing protein has product MSMHTEFDKGSLLWVNAEIDSALSKAGDALALFVQSADAANLKHSASYLHQAFGALELVELAGAARFCEEIEQVVLLLERGELDNSCVPQLQQALADVKQYLMRLMAGMPNVPLTLLPAFRALAQLRNSSASGAELFFPQLILDLPAGLPSSPLNAQDLVKHIRQQRTRYESGLLRWLKGQSEVSAVMAAALADIAKAQSLSVPRTFWWTAAGVVDGLGSNRTELDLEIRQLLLRLNLQIRRLTDGSSKVAERLFRDLLYVLAQMDSDSPLAKGLAQQFELAQLLPKQQDLILPETIAAQQAARALRDDVLQTKELWSRVASGSAEKIPAVQASLKQLAVKSAQLHIVGFDLLWDALLQAAQSPNASDALALEIATGLLLAENALLIFPSQSDDYLEQVNALIARLNDPAASLDLPQLDEVSREAQERMLLGQLSHEIRSNLLGVEEILDAYFRDLTQSASLTQIEPMLHQIQGALMMLERQAAVELCQECLLRIGNYIQSAEAPEQSQLEDLAEALSALGFYVDDMAQQRETQDQLLPALSRLRGASLPEVVVQLPAAPEAASALEMESEAPAVVIEDKQLSVSIEDDPVNKPLPVSEAAMDAELLEIYLEEAVEVLAAIAANVEVLALDPQNNEAITIIRRSFHTLKGSGRMVGLFQLGEVAWVIEQVMNKWLQLEKPVSKRLLSLLQQTHTAFVHWIEQLQQNGQVIVESSAIEAEANALRQDADQNPEVDESTADAPLELSLDDEAKEEASLDIGGVSVSPILFSIFCEEAQKHIQSMQHGVAVLAETRQVEPQFILAAHTLGGIASTAGFLPQGELAYAVEHALQQLGQDAVEQVGLFADATDALDGMLSSILQQEPPATAPHLLALFAQIQNQEPTLELAAEQEESRLPDVLPETQTTAAIGELVLDLPTESEEPEWTGLPESLVLSEELAELSLDLDLGETTPLQAEAEAEAEAEAEAEAEAEAEAEAEAEAEAEAEAEAEAEAEAEAEAEAEAEAEAEAEAEAEAEAEAEAEAEAEAEAEAEAEAEAEAEAEAEAEAEAVLSALIMPEALVDVAPHDASPVAQLFAPVDEPRPVNALELDAALNDDIDEQLLPIFIEESEELLPLIGEDIRNLAQGDDAELIFKRLKRTLHTLKGSARMSGAMRMGEAAHIMESRLIDSQASDPTLVARLEADYDIVLALFAELAKPAIAAPEKAEVEQAQVSPVMPKLLAAADPDNKTVIRVKSELIDQLVNQAGEVAISRTRIESEMIAFKSSLIDLTENVARLRAQLRELEIQAESQMQAREKEVQDMHREFDPLEFDRFSRLQEVTRFMAESVNDVATVQQHLLKNLDESSAALLAQSRMTKELQQSLMRVRMVPFSSVSERLYRLTRQAGKEVGKKVNLELKGGRVEIDRGVLDKMISPFEHMLRNAIDHGLETSEERVANGKSEFGEIQIEVRQEGNELVLLLKDDGRGLDITRIRQKALEKGLIAAGQTMSDADVCQLIFEPGFSTASTVTQLSGRGIGMDVVKNEVSNLGGKIDVSTVAGQGTSFTIHLPLTLAVAQVLLVKGGDRLIAIPSVMVEQVQELKQEALADLYKNQAQEWMGQRYRFAYLPRLLGDIDAVPEQKRYSTVVLLRSGAERIALHLDQLVKNQEVVVKPIGPQLARIPGVVGATVLGTGEIILIMNPLALLAQSTQIASSVQQHANMADAQASQPTMPEQLATAPVVMVVDDSLTVRKITGRLLAREGFQVVTAKDGVDALQQLHDVKPAVMLVDIEMPRMDGFELTRNVRVADDTRHIPIIMITSRTADKHKKYAFDLGVNAYLGKPYQEDELLGMIRQFIAEGVPV; this is encoded by the coding sequence ATGAGCATGCATACTGAATTTGATAAAGGCTCTTTGTTGTGGGTGAACGCTGAAATTGATAGCGCCCTCTCAAAAGCCGGTGATGCGCTTGCACTTTTTGTACAGTCGGCAGACGCTGCCAATCTGAAACACTCAGCCAGCTATTTGCATCAGGCCTTTGGTGCGCTGGAGCTGGTTGAGTTGGCTGGAGCGGCGAGATTCTGTGAGGAAATCGAGCAGGTTGTTTTGCTGCTTGAGCGCGGAGAACTCGATAATTCATGCGTTCCGCAACTGCAGCAAGCGCTGGCAGATGTTAAACAGTACCTGATGCGACTAATGGCTGGCATGCCCAATGTGCCTTTGACGCTCTTGCCCGCCTTTCGGGCGCTGGCGCAATTGCGCAATAGTAGTGCTTCGGGGGCTGAGCTGTTTTTTCCCCAGTTGATTTTGGATTTGCCAGCAGGTTTACCAAGCAGCCCTTTGAATGCTCAGGATTTGGTCAAGCATATTCGTCAGCAGCGTACCCGTTACGAAAGTGGCTTGCTGCGCTGGTTGAAAGGGCAAAGTGAAGTCAGCGCAGTCATGGCTGCAGCCTTGGCGGATATTGCCAAGGCGCAGAGTTTGAGCGTTCCGCGTACGTTTTGGTGGACTGCCGCAGGGGTTGTGGATGGTTTGGGCAGCAATCGCACAGAGCTTGATCTTGAAATCAGGCAACTATTATTGCGCTTGAATTTGCAAATCCGTCGTTTGACGGATGGTTCAAGCAAAGTTGCGGAACGTCTGTTTCGCGATTTGCTCTATGTCTTGGCGCAGATGGATTCGGATAGCCCGCTGGCCAAAGGCTTGGCACAGCAGTTTGAACTGGCTCAGTTATTGCCAAAGCAGCAAGATCTTATCCTGCCTGAAACAATTGCAGCCCAGCAGGCCGCTCGTGCTTTGCGCGACGATGTGTTGCAGACCAAAGAGTTATGGTCACGAGTTGCCAGCGGTAGTGCAGAAAAGATTCCAGCGGTTCAGGCCAGTTTGAAGCAGCTGGCAGTAAAGTCAGCTCAATTGCATATTGTCGGTTTTGATTTGCTGTGGGATGCGCTGCTGCAAGCAGCCCAGTCTCCGAATGCCAGTGATGCTCTGGCATTGGAGATCGCAACTGGTTTATTGCTGGCCGAAAATGCCTTGCTGATTTTCCCTAGTCAGTCTGATGACTATCTGGAGCAGGTTAATGCACTAATTGCACGCTTGAATGATCCTGCTGCTAGCTTGGACTTGCCACAGCTGGATGAGGTGAGTCGCGAAGCCCAGGAAAGAATGTTGCTCGGGCAGTTGTCGCATGAAATCCGTAGCAACTTGCTAGGGGTGGAAGAAATTCTGGATGCCTATTTCCGGGATCTCACTCAAAGTGCGAGCTTGACCCAGATCGAACCGATGCTGCACCAGATTCAAGGTGCGTTGATGATGCTTGAGCGCCAGGCTGCGGTCGAGCTCTGTCAGGAATGTCTGCTGCGGATTGGCAATTACATTCAATCAGCCGAAGCGCCTGAGCAGTCACAATTGGAAGACCTTGCAGAAGCATTATCGGCACTAGGTTTTTATGTTGATGACATGGCTCAGCAGCGTGAAACGCAAGACCAACTGTTGCCTGCTTTATCGCGTTTGAGAGGGGCTAGCCTTCCTGAGGTTGTGGTTCAATTGCCTGCCGCCCCAGAAGCAGCTTCTGCGCTGGAGATGGAGTCCGAAGCGCCTGCCGTTGTAATCGAAGACAAACAGCTGTCTGTGTCGATTGAAGACGATCCAGTTAACAAACCATTGCCTGTGTCTGAGGCGGCAATGGATGCCGAGCTGCTGGAAATTTATCTTGAAGAAGCCGTTGAGGTCTTGGCGGCAATTGCTGCCAATGTTGAGGTGTTAGCGCTCGACCCGCAGAATAACGAAGCAATCACCATTATTCGTCGCAGCTTCCACACCTTGAAAGGTAGTGGCCGCATGGTGGGTTTGTTCCAGCTGGGTGAGGTTGCATGGGTTATCGAGCAGGTCATGAACAAGTGGCTGCAGCTCGAAAAGCCGGTTTCAAAACGACTGCTTAGTCTGCTACAGCAAACCCATACCGCTTTTGTGCATTGGATTGAACAGCTGCAACAGAATGGTCAGGTTATTGTTGAGTCCAGCGCCATTGAAGCTGAGGCGAATGCCTTGCGCCAAGACGCAGATCAGAATCCTGAAGTGGATGAGTCTACTGCCGATGCGCCACTTGAATTAAGCCTTGATGACGAGGCGAAAGAAGAAGCCAGCCTGGATATTGGTGGTGTTAGCGTTTCACCGATCTTATTCAGTATTTTCTGCGAAGAGGCACAAAAGCATATTCAGTCCATGCAGCATGGTGTTGCGGTATTGGCTGAAACCAGACAAGTTGAGCCGCAGTTTATTCTTGCTGCTCATACTTTGGGCGGGATTGCATCAACGGCAGGATTTCTGCCGCAGGGCGAGCTTGCCTATGCTGTAGAGCACGCTTTGCAGCAATTAGGTCAAGATGCAGTAGAGCAGGTTGGATTGTTTGCTGATGCAACTGATGCGCTAGATGGCATGCTCTCGAGTATTTTGCAGCAAGAGCCACCTGCAACAGCTCCTCATTTACTGGCGTTGTTTGCCCAAATTCAGAACCAGGAACCTACGCTAGAGCTTGCTGCCGAGCAGGAAGAATCTCGTCTGCCTGATGTCTTGCCTGAAACGCAGACCACTGCCGCAATTGGTGAGTTGGTACTCGATTTGCCAACAGAATCCGAAGAGCCAGAATGGACTGGTTTGCCCGAGTCTTTGGTATTAAGCGAAGAGTTGGCAGAACTTTCGCTGGACTTGGATCTGGGTGAGACAACACCATTGCAAGCAGAAGCAGAAGCAGAAGCAGAAGCAGAAGCAGAAGCAGAAGCAGAAGCAGAAGCAGAAGCAGAAGCAGAAGCAGAAGCAGAAGCAGAAGCAGAAGCAGAAGCAGAAGCAGAAGCAGAAGCAGAAGCAGAAGCAGAAGCAGAAGCAGAAGCAGAAGCAGAAGCAGAAGCAGAAGCAGAAGCAGAAGCAGAAGCAGAAGCAGAAGCAGAAGCAGAAGCAGAAGCAGAAGCAGAAGCAGAAGCAGAAGCAGAAGCAGAAGCAGAAGCAGAAGCAGAAGCAGAAGCAGTACTTTCCGCATTGATCATGCCGGAAGCTCTGGTAGATGTAGCTCCTCATGATGCTTCGCCTGTGGCGCAATTGTTTGCACCTGTGGACGAACCTCGTCCTGTGAATGCACTTGAACTTGATGCCGCGCTTAACGACGATATTGATGAGCAGTTATTGCCGATTTTTATCGAAGAATCGGAAGAGCTCCTGCCTTTGATCGGCGAGGATATTCGCAATCTGGCGCAAGGCGACGATGCTGAGCTGATTTTCAAACGACTCAAACGAACTCTTCATACGCTCAAAGGCAGTGCCCGCATGAGCGGCGCAATGCGTATGGGTGAAGCTGCGCACATTATGGAGTCGCGTCTGATCGACAGCCAGGCGAGCGATCCTACGCTGGTTGCCCGCCTTGAGGCTGACTACGATATTGTGCTGGCACTCTTTGCCGAGCTCGCTAAACCGGCGATTGCTGCACCGGAAAAAGCCGAAGTCGAGCAAGCCCAGGTTTCGCCGGTGATGCCTAAACTGTTGGCTGCAGCCGATCCTGATAATAAAACAGTGATTCGTGTTAAATCCGAATTGATTGATCAATTGGTCAATCAGGCCGGTGAGGTTGCTATTTCCCGCACCCGAATCGAGTCTGAGATGATTGCTTTCAAATCATCACTGATCGACTTGACTGAAAACGTAGCGCGTTTGCGGGCCCAGTTACGTGAGCTGGAAATTCAGGCCGAATCACAGATGCAAGCGCGTGAAAAAGAAGTGCAGGACATGCATCGGGAGTTTGACCCGTTGGAGTTTGACCGTTTTAGCCGTCTGCAGGAAGTGACGCGCTTTATGGCCGAGTCGGTGAATGACGTGGCGACGGTGCAGCAGCATTTATTGAAAAATCTCGATGAATCATCTGCTGCGCTACTGGCTCAGTCGCGGATGACCAAAGAGCTGCAACAAAGCCTGATGCGCGTACGGATGGTACCGTTTTCCAGTGTCTCCGAGCGCTTGTACCGTTTGACCCGGCAAGCTGGCAAGGAAGTCGGTAAAAAAGTCAATCTGGAGTTGAAAGGTGGCCGGGTTGAAATTGACCGTGGCGTACTCGATAAAATGATTTCGCCATTTGAGCACATGCTGCGTAATGCAATCGACCATGGTCTTGAGACCAGCGAAGAGCGTGTTGCCAATGGTAAATCGGAGTTTGGCGAGATCCAGATTGAGGTCCGGCAGGAAGGCAATGAGCTGGTCTTGTTGCTCAAGGATGATGGACGTGGTCTGGATATTACCCGCATCCGCCAGAAAGCCTTGGAAAAAGGCCTTATCGCAGCGGGACAAACCATGTCTGACGCCGATGTATGCCAGCTGATTTTCGAGCCCGGTTTTTCTACGGCCTCGACGGTGACTCAGTTGTCGGGTCGTGGTATCGGCATGGATGTGGTCAAGAATGAAGTCAGCAATCTAGGCGGTAAAATCGATGTTTCCACTGTGGCTGGCCAGGGAACAAGCTTCACGATCCATCTGCCGCTCACACTGGCTGTTGCACAGGTCTTGCTGGTTAAGGGTGGCGACCGGTTGATTGCCATTCCATCGGTGATGGTGGAGCAAGTTCAGGAGCTCAAGCAGGAAGCCCTGGCTGACCTCTACAAAAATCAGGCGCAGGAATGGATGGGGCAGCGTTATCGCTTTGCCTACTTGCCGCGTTTGCTCGGCGATATTGACGCTGTTCCTGAGCAAAAGCGCTATTCCACTGTGGTGTTGTTGCGCTCTGGAGCCGAGCGTATTGCCTTGCATCTGGATCAGCTGGTTAAAAACCAGGAGGTCGTGGTCAAACCGATTGGTCCGCAGCTGGCGCGTATTCCCGGTGTGGTTGGCGCCACCGTGCTCGGTACTGGCGAGATCATTCTGATTATGAATCCGCTGGCCTTGCTGGCACAGTCAACGCAGATTGCCAGCTCGGTGCAGCAACATGCCAATATGGCTGATGCACAAGCATCGCAACCGACTATGCCGGAACAACTGGCGACTGCACCTGTGGTGATGGTTGTTGATGACTCGCTCACGGTGCGCAAAATCACGGGTCGCTTGTTGGCACGTGAAGGCTTTCAGGTGGTAACGGCCAAAGATGGTGTCGATGCCTTGCAGCAATTGCACGATGTGAAACCGGCCGTGATGTTGGTCGATATCGAAATGCCGCGTATGGATGGGTTTGAACTAACCCGGAATGTACGGGTTGCTGATGACACGCGCCATATCCCTATCATTATGATTACGTCGCGTACAGCGGATAAGCACAAGAAATATGCGTTTGATCTGGGTGTGAATGCCTATCTGGGCAAGCCATATCAGGAAGATGAATTATTGGGCATGATTCGCCAGTTCATCGCTGAAGGTGTGCCTGTATAG
- a CDS encoding methyl-accepting chemotaxis protein, with amino-acid sequence MRLPEAGDSQALKPLPVIGHMPPRQQMAILLVVMLSSLILFALTAFLSFRAAENNARHQAIATEMQMLSQRLARASNQAVQGNADSFAILEEAYQKFDSNLLELTDGGGIFSLFQVSGKEQLDKLNETWNSSYRPNPSRPTVETILKQKPQLITIGKSVDGINTNDAKLLEQTQQLTSMLSDAGANARELDYANQLSMLSQRMSKNANAMLASELINPEVVFLLGKDVSTFNEIVQGFSNGNADLQLRAVETAELAEKLEQINVLFKDFEVVVASFSKNMQPLVNTRLANQAIVRDSDKLLVDSVELAEQYQNKVGGFLVGIFELLLIVAALSSLLLLVRVFNQESVKRRIASEAENRKNQDAILRLLNEMGDLADGDLTIRASVTEDLTGAIADSINFTIEELRALITGINRATEKVTSATTEAQAISEQLLVAAQRQSQEIETTNHNVEQIVHSIQGVSSTAAESAHVAQTSLTVAEQGADAVNNQIKGMGEIREQIQETAKRIKRLGESSQEIGEIVELISDITEQTNVLALNAAIQAAAAGEAGRGFSVVAEEVQRLAERSGEATKQIGAIVKTIQADTHDAVAAMEVSTQGVVEGAKLSDAAGTALAEIGKVSRELARLIESIAHETEGQTALASKVTTTMRDILAITEQTTQGTKQSAAAVGELTGLAAELKSSVSGFKLS; translated from the coding sequence ATGCGCCTTCCCGAGGCTGGCGACTCGCAAGCACTCAAGCCATTGCCAGTGATCGGGCATATGCCGCCACGGCAACAAATGGCAATCTTGCTGGTTGTGATGTTGAGCAGCCTTATCCTGTTTGCACTAACTGCATTTTTATCATTCCGTGCCGCTGAAAATAACGCCCGTCATCAGGCGATTGCGACAGAAATGCAGATGCTTTCGCAGCGTCTAGCTCGTGCGTCTAATCAGGCCGTACAGGGTAACGCCGATTCGTTTGCCATTCTGGAAGAGGCTTACCAGAAATTCGATAGCAATTTGCTTGAGTTGACCGATGGCGGCGGTATTTTCAGTTTGTTTCAGGTCTCAGGCAAAGAGCAACTAGATAAATTGAATGAAACCTGGAATTCTTCCTATCGACCCAATCCTAGCCGTCCAACGGTAGAAACCATTCTTAAACAAAAACCGCAGTTGATTACCATTGGTAAAAGCGTTGACGGTATCAATACAAACGATGCCAAGTTGCTTGAGCAGACTCAGCAGCTGACTTCGATGTTGAGCGATGCGGGAGCTAATGCCCGTGAGCTCGATTATGCCAACCAGCTGTCAATGCTGTCGCAGCGGATGTCGAAGAACGCCAATGCGATGCTGGCGTCGGAATTGATCAACCCAGAGGTTGTATTTTTGCTGGGTAAAGACGTTTCTACATTTAATGAAATTGTGCAGGGCTTCTCCAATGGTAATGCCGATTTGCAACTGCGTGCAGTTGAAACGGCCGAGTTGGCTGAAAAACTAGAGCAGATTAATGTTCTGTTTAAAGACTTTGAAGTGGTCGTAGCCTCATTCTCCAAAAACATGCAGCCATTGGTGAATACCCGCCTGGCTAATCAGGCGATCGTGCGTGATTCGGACAAATTGCTCGTTGATTCTGTTGAGTTGGCTGAACAGTATCAAAATAAGGTCGGCGGTTTCCTGGTTGGCATTTTCGAGTTATTGCTGATTGTGGCCGCATTGAGCTCCCTGCTCTTACTGGTGCGGGTATTCAATCAGGAATCGGTTAAGCGTCGAATTGCATCAGAGGCTGAGAATCGCAAGAATCAGGATGCTATTTTGCGCTTGCTCAATGAGATGGGCGATTTGGCTGATGGTGACCTGACCATTCGTGCATCGGTTACGGAGGATCTGACAGGGGCCATTGCTGACTCGATCAACTTCACTATTGAAGAATTGCGTGCTTTGATTACGGGTATTAACCGCGCAACAGAGAAGGTGACATCAGCAACTACGGAAGCGCAAGCCATTTCTGAGCAGTTGCTTGTTGCTGCGCAGCGCCAGTCGCAAGAGATTGAAACAACCAATCATAATGTCGAGCAAATTGTACATTCGATTCAAGGCGTATCAAGCACCGCCGCCGAGTCTGCCCATGTAGCACAAACTTCGCTGACTGTAGCCGAGCAGGGCGCAGATGCCGTGAATAACCAGATTAAAGGGATGGGGGAGATTCGCGAGCAGATTCAGGAAACCGCCAAGCGGATTAAACGTCTGGGTGAGTCATCGCAAGAGATTGGCGAGATCGTTGAATTGATTTCCGACATTACCGAGCAGACTAACGTTTTGGCCTTGAATGCAGCTATTCAGGCCGCTGCTGCCGGTGAGGCGGGGCGAGGTTTCTCGGTGGTTGCCGAAGAGGTTCAGCGTCTGGCTGAGCGTTCTGGCGAAGCAACAAAACAGATTGGTGCGATTGTGAAAACAATTCAGGCCGATACACACGATGCCGTTGCCGCGATGGAAGTCTCTACTCAGGGGGTAGTTGAGGGGGCCAAATTGTCCGATGCTGCCGGTACGGCGCTTGCTGAAATTGGTAAGGTATCTCGTGAGTTGGCGCGTCTGATTGAGTCGATTGCGCACGAAACCGAAGGCCAGACCGCATTGGCATCGAAAGTAACAACAACCATGCGTGACATTCTTGCTATTACCGAACAAACCACCCAAGGCACGAAGCAATCTGCTGCGGCCGTTGGTGAGTTAACCGGTTTGGCTGCAGAACTGAAATCTTCCGTTTCCGGCTTTAAGCTGTCCTAA
- a CDS encoding chemotaxis protein CheW, which produces MSRLQSAAAVAQVDARLGLMIGTENWLVDLSDVAEVMPVPAVASVPLGFSWFKGVANIRGNLVSVSDLPAFFGIANPGFSAMSRLILLQARHLPHAAILVNRMLGLKHLADLTPVPRSADLQPWTGDLYQDAAGQLWKTLNVAELVAQPSFLQTGIA; this is translated from the coding sequence ATGAGCCGATTGCAAAGTGCTGCAGCGGTCGCTCAGGTCGACGCCCGATTAGGGCTGATGATTGGTACCGAAAATTGGCTGGTTGATTTGTCTGACGTCGCCGAAGTGATGCCTGTACCTGCGGTGGCCTCTGTGCCATTAGGCTTCTCTTGGTTTAAAGGCGTTGCCAATATTCGTGGCAACTTGGTCAGTGTGTCTGACTTACCTGCCTTTTTCGGCATTGCTAATCCTGGATTCTCTGCGATGTCACGGCTGATTTTGCTGCAGGCCCGCCATTTGCCTCATGCCGCCATCTTGGTCAATCGAATGCTGGGTTTAAAGCATTTGGCTGATTTGACTCCTGTACCCCGTTCAGCTGATTTACAGCCATGGACTGGCGACTTATATCAGGATGCTGCGGGCCAGCTTTGGAAAACATTAAATGTCGCGGAGCTGGTTGCACAACCGAGCTTTTTGCAAACAGGTATCGCATAA
- a CDS encoding response regulator, with amino-acid sequence MAIKKILIVDDSPTERHFLGELLTKNGFQIMTLESGEEAVLKTKELMPDLILMDVVMPGMNGFQATRTISRDEATKNIPIIMCTSKNQETDMVWAKRQGAVEYVVKPVDSQELLNKIASL; translated from the coding sequence ATGGCGATCAAAAAGATTCTGATTGTTGATGATTCTCCTACCGAGCGTCATTTTCTCGGTGAGTTGCTCACTAAAAACGGCTTTCAGATCATGACTCTGGAGTCGGGCGAAGAGGCTGTGCTGAAGACCAAAGAGCTGATGCCTGACTTGATTCTGATGGATGTTGTGATGCCTGGCATGAACGGTTTTCAGGCCACCCGCACCATCAGCCGTGATGAGGCGACCAAAAATATCCCGATTATCATGTGCACGTCCAAAAATCAGGAAACCGACATGGTTTGGGCCAAGCGCCAAGGTGCGGTTGAGTACGTCGTGAAGCCTGTCGATTCGCAAGAGCTGCTCAACAAAATTGCCAGTCTGTAA
- the pilG gene encoding twitching motility response regulator PilG: protein MSNLAGVKVMVIDDSNTIRRSAEIFLGQAGCEVILAEDGFDALAKIADHHPAVIFVDVMMPRLDGYQTCSLIKKNPRFKATPVVMLSSKDGLFDRARGRMVGSDEYLTKPFTKDSLLAAVRVHAGIV from the coding sequence ATGTCCAATTTAGCGGGTGTAAAGGTCATGGTAATTGACGATAGCAATACCATTCGCCGCAGCGCTGAAATTTTTCTAGGGCAAGCAGGGTGTGAAGTCATTCTGGCTGAGGATGGATTTGATGCCCTAGCGAAAATCGCTGATCATCATCCTGCCGTGATTTTTGTTGATGTGATGATGCCACGTCTGGATGGTTACCAGACTTGCTCCTTGATCAAGAAAAACCCCCGTTTCAAGGCTACTCCGGTGGTCATGCTCTCCTCCAAGGATGGCTTGTTTGATCGTGCACGTGGCCGCATGGTGGGTTCGGACGAGTATCTGACCAAGCCATTTACCAAAGACAGTTTGTTAGCCGCGGTGCGTGTGCACGCGGGTATTGTTTGA
- the yihA gene encoding ribosome biogenesis GTP-binding protein YihA/YsxC: MSLFQGLTFLTTVNDLKALPPEGIEVAFAGRSNAGKSSAINTLANHTRLAYVSKTPGRTQHINYFDFGAERRLVDLPGYGYAAVPEAVRRHWQGLLGKYLESRPNLIGLVLIMDSRRPLTDLDRVMLEFFLPTGKPVHCVLTKSDKLNNQEKVLALRGVKDEFKNNPQITVQLFSSLKKQGVAEVENVIGGWFDSVQQPSESLEPMDGE, encoded by the coding sequence ATGTCCCTATTTCAAGGCCTCACTTTTCTTACTACTGTCAATGATTTAAAAGCACTTCCACCCGAGGGGATCGAGGTGGCATTTGCCGGACGTTCCAACGCGGGCAAATCCAGCGCCATTAATACGCTGGCCAATCACACCCGGCTGGCCTATGTGTCAAAAACGCCTGGCCGTACCCAGCATATTAATTACTTTGATTTTGGCGCCGAGCGCCGTCTGGTTGACTTGCCCGGCTATGGTTATGCCGCCGTACCTGAAGCGGTACGCCGCCACTGGCAGGGTTTGCTGGGCAAATACCTTGAAAGCCGCCCGAATCTGATTGGTCTGGTTTTGATTATGGATAGCCGTCGCCCATTGACCGATCTAGATCGCGTGATGCTGGAGTTCTTTTTGCCTACGGGCAAGCCGGTGCATTGTGTGCTGACCAAATCGGATAAATTGAATAATCAGGAAAAAGTACTGGCTCTGCGTGGCGTGAAGGATGAGTTCAAAAATAACCCGCAAATTACTGTGCAGCTGTTCTCTAGTTTGAAAAAGCAAGGCGTGGCCGAGGTGGAAAACGTGATTGGTGGCTGGTTTGACAGCGTGCAGCAACCAAGCGAATCGCTTGAGCCGATGGACGGAGAATGA
- a CDS encoding c-type cytochrome, with the protein MRSMTVAVKLAAFLMMAPAVFAAGTKGDPAKGKVIVDQVCAACHGADGNSVASANPSLAGQHPEYIVKQLQEFKAQKRKNPVMLGMATPLSAADMANVAAYYSQQTPKAKGASNKELIEAGKKIYRGGIASKNVPACMACHGPSGSGIPGQYPRLSSQHASYTSAQLTAFRVGERANNQVMSEIAAKLSDQEIKAVSEYIQAIH; encoded by the coding sequence ATGCGCAGCATGACTGTGGCGGTAAAGCTAGCAGCATTTTTGATGATGGCACCGGCTGTTTTTGCCGCAGGTACCAAAGGTGACCCTGCCAAAGGGAAAGTAATTGTCGATCAAGTCTGCGCAGCCTGTCATGGCGCCGATGGTAATAGCGTTGCCAGCGCCAATCCAAGCCTGGCTGGCCAGCACCCAGAATATATCGTGAAGCAATTGCAGGAATTCAAAGCGCAAAAGCGTAAAAATCCGGTCATGCTTGGCATGGCAACTCCGTTGTCAGCGGCTGATATGGCCAACGTGGCAGCTTATTACAGCCAGCAAACGCCTAAAGCCAAAGGCGCATCAAACAAAGAGCTGATCGAAGCGGGCAAGAAAATCTACCGTGGTGGCATTGCCAGCAAGAATGTTCCTGCCTGTATGGCCTGTCACGGCCCTTCTGGCTCGGGCATTCCGGGTCAATACCCGCGCCTGTCTAGTCAGCATGCGTCTTACACCTCCGCACAGCTCACCGCCTTCCGTGTTGGCGAGCGCGCCAATAATCAGGTGATGAGCGAAATTGCGGCCAAATTGTCGGATCAGGAAATCAAAGCCGTTTCCGAGTATATCCAAGCCATTCATTAA